The sequence below is a genomic window from Mobula hypostoma chromosome X1, sMobHyp1.1, whole genome shotgun sequence.
CAAATGGGACATTAGTGATATTGGTCTACAACTAGAAAGATTCGATGGGGGTTTCCCAGGTTTTAAAATAGGCAGTACTACTGCCAGTTCCCACGAGGAGGGAAGATGGCCTAAACAAACATAATTCAAAAATGTTAATTTTATCTCGAGTTGTCAGCCAAATGTTTAAACATACAATAACATATATCATCCTTTCCTGGAGCCATCTGACCTGGACTATTAATAGCTTTCTTAAATTCACACAAAGAAAATTCTACATCAGTGATACTATCAGTGCTACAGCTGGCTTCAACACATCAGGGTATTCACTTAGAGCCTTATCCCTACATTGTTTAGCCTCTTCACTTCAATTATCTTGATTATGAATTGCAACAAATGATCGAGTCAGTAACTCAATCTTCTCTACTTCAGTAACAATCGTATTACCTTCTTTAATCAATACTGGAATGTTATTATCCCAAGGAATTCCTCCACCACCATTTTCTTAATCAGTCCCCAAACGTCTCCAAGTTTAATATCCCTTCCAATACTATCACAATATGACCTCCAGTAAACCTTTTTCGCAACCTTCATCACTTTCTTGATCATGGGCTATGCCCTTTTATACTTAATCAGGTCAGTCGGAGAGTGATACTTCTTAACTTTCCTGAACGCCTTACTtctctccctaattgcctctgcaTACTCCTGAATTCTCGCTCCTTCTACACCCGGCTCCCATGTCACCGGCAACCAGACAACCCGAGCACCGAAAGAAACCGCCCATCCTGCTCAGCCAATGAGAGCGGTTAGGGGGAGAGGCCTGGACCTGTCCAATCAGGAGCTGGTATTCATGAGGAAGTTGCTGTGAGCAGCGGGCAGCTTTCATTCGAAGGTTTGGCGGAGTATTCGGTTGGTAATGGCTGAAAATACCGTAAATCCGATGCAGGCAGAAGTCGTGGATTTTAAAGTTCCCACTGGAAACAACAAGACTTTGTTTGTCTGTAGCATCCTCCCTAAAGAGACTGAGGCAGAAATTTATGTGAGTTAGCcgagagatgaggagggttgggggtggggagttCTATAGTCGACTACAGTTGATGTTTTCTTTGTTCATAGGATTGCGTTTTCAAAACTTTCTCTAAATACGGACTGATCTACTTTCTGCGAGTGTCCAGGAATGCTGCCGTAGCGGAACCAGGTTTTTATGCCATTGTCAAATATTATTCAGCGCTGAATGCCAGTAGAGCACAGAAAGTTACAAACGAACAGTGTTTATTTCAAGAGCGACCTTTGAAGGTGAGTCGTAATTTTCAAATGATTAGGATTTTATAAGGAATGTAGCCTCGGAATTTAAGTGAATACAAATAATTATATTATTATTCCCAATCAGAATGAAGCTAATTCTAAGATGTTACTGGTTTAACTTTTCTTGTACTGTAATTGTGCTACTTTGAAGTAGAAGAAGGTATCTTGTAGGCATGTGtgagtctcacctatcatctgctagCTTgaactccttctcctcccccacattcttattctggcttcttccccattcctttgcagttctgatgaagggttatgacccaagatgtcgactgtttattcccctttatagatgctgtctgacctgctgttttgctcaagatatccagcatcttcagaatgtcTTTTGTTGGAAACCTGGAAGAAGTTGTTATTGCTGTTAATTCATGAATCATTTCTTTGTACAGTCTTAAACTATATAAATATACAGTCAATATACTGTCTTGTTACAAAATGTTGCTTGCAGATCTACATAATGTAATAGTAATGCAGCTTATTTAATTTCTTTGCACAGGTTCGAATGTGCACAAAGCAGCATTCCATGAAAGCATTTCAAGAGCACCGACTATCTCTGAATAGCTTCAAGTGCCAGGAGTTGGCAAATTACTACCTTGGTTTCAATGGATGGTCCAGTCAGATAATTGGGGTAAGCACAATGAGGATTCTGAGCAATGTGGCATAATATAAGTAAAAATTATATGTTGTAACTTAATATGCAACTTAACATGTAagtagaaaaaaaaattctggatGATAGCAGCTTGGGATTTTTTTTAATACTCATTTTCAGAGTATTGCTGCAAGGCCAGCATTTAGCCTCCATTTCTAACTTCCATTCAGAGGGCAGTGAGCAACCTATTGCAACTTTTTTTGCAAAGGCGTTCCAGCTGTGCTGTTGGGTAGGA
It includes:
- the rdm1 gene encoding RAD52 motif-containing protein 1; translated protein: MAENTVNPMQAEVVDFKVPTGNNKTLFVCSILPKETEAEIYDCVFKTFSKYGLIYFLRVSRNAAVAEPGFYAIVKYYSALNASRAQKVTNEQCLFQERPLKVRMCTKQHSMKAFQEHRLSLNSFKCQELANYYLGFNGWSSQIIGLQRFSDTDGCEENSQEVQSQKKSIKYLCVMEVKFRNYGMCCRGVGVSEEFEIQDVTDPLNYALTIGRMQKSAIQKALSDAFQKVVLVVLENGKVSVQWSSEQDGVELRTGWNGALYSGGSSNTTAGK